Proteins encoded by one window of Candidatus Poribacteria bacterium:
- a CDS encoding transposase, with translation MHLLLHLEGILSEFRFMFNSQNFALFQAFIYGFITHTGSGTLTQLYQASGSQTRYGSFPKFLSRGSWDPDALAAHLIKYLQAIFPQWVYVY, from the coding sequence ATGCACCTGCTTCTCCACTTAGAAGGTATTCTATCAGAGTTTCGGTTTATGTTCAACTCCCAAAACTTTGCGCTTTTCCAAGCGTTCATCTATGGATTTATTACCCACACAGGTTCAGGCACCTTGACGCAACTTTACCAAGCGAGTGGTTCCCAGACGCGGTATGGGTCTTTTCCAAAGTTCCTGTCGCGAGGGAGCTGGGACCCCGATGCCCTCGCCGCACATCTGATAAAATATCTTCAAGCGATATTTCCACAATGGGTCTATGTTTATG